A portion of the Esox lucius isolate fEsoLuc1 chromosome 20, fEsoLuc1.pri, whole genome shotgun sequence genome contains these proteins:
- the gpr34b gene encoding probable G-protein coupled receptor 34b, translated as MTASFPNNVTATALSDLTHPLLATEMTYAPRLPTHSSPSCPPDDGSLMIPLAILYSVLFVLGLAGNVLALWVFLHVHSKKNSIRVFLINTALADLLLVICLPFRVFYHSKGNHWDLGSTLCKVVGNLFYMNMYISITLLGLISVDRYLKIQRCRWRSSSPQANRWSAALCGTIWMLALVSVLPMIVLKEGNEETNRCFQYKQRQHAKWKAYFNLFLVGVFWIVFVCLVVSYGKIAVKLLRTSRNKPDLPNAPHYNRTAKKSFFVLFLFTVCFVPYHIVRVFYIVSQITDTSCFWRGVADKANEVALLLSALNSCLDPVMYFLLSASVRKETLRLLNHVFQLSNLGGSGSASSADCGRILVEEPTVCFNSYVGNKTLVQPVGC; from the exons ATGACGGCCAgcttcccaaacaatgtcaccGCCACAGCCCTTTCCGATTTGACCCACCCACTTCTTGCCACGGAGATGACCTACGCGCCCCGCTTGCCCACGCACTCCAGCCCCTCGTGCCCTCCTGACGATGGCTCCCTGATGATCCCTCTGGCCATTCTTTACTCAGTGCTCTTTGTGTTGGGCCTGGCCGGCAACGTCCTGGCTCTATGGGTCTTCCTCCACGTTCACTCTAAGAAGAACTCGATTCGTGTTTTCCTCATCAACACGGCGCTGGCTGACCTGCTCCTGGTCATCTGTCTCCCATTCAGAGTGTTCTACCACAGTAAAGGGAACCACTGGGACCTGGGTTCCACACTCTGTAAGGTGGTGGGGAACCTATTCTATATGAACATGTACATCAGTATCACCTTATTGGGGCTGATCAGTGTGGACCGCTACCTGAAGATCCAGCGGTGCAGATGGAGGTCGTCTAGCCCCCAGGCCAACAGGTGGAGTGCAGCCCTGTGTGGCACAATTTGGATGCTGGCCCTTGTCTCAGTCCTACCCATGATTGTCCTCAAAGAAGGCAACGAGGAGACCAACAG GTGTTTTCAGTATAAACAGCGGCAGCATGCGAAGTGGAAGGCCTACTTCAACCTCTTCCTGGTTGGCGTTTTCTGGATTGTATTTGTCTGCCTAGTGGTGTCGTATGGGAAGATTGCTGTCAAGCTGCTGAGGACATCAAGGAATAAACCAGACCTCCCGAATGCTCCTCACTACAACCGTACCGCCAAGAAGTCATTTTTTGTCCTATTTTTGTTTACCGTCTGCTTCGTCCCCTATCACATTGTCCGGGTGTTCTACATTGTATCCCAGATAACTGACACTTCATGCTTCTGGAGGGGCGTGGCAGACAAAGCCAATGAGGTGGCGCTGTTACTCTCCGCCCTCAACAGCTGCCTGGATCCTGTAATGTACTTCCTCTTGTCAGCATCAGTGAGGAAAGAGACGCTTCGACTGTTAAACCATGTTTTCCAACTGAGTAATTTGGGCGGTAGTGGGAGTGCCTCCAGTGCAGACTGTGGGAGGATTCTTGTGGAAGAGCCAACTGTCTGTTTCAATAGTTATGTGGGGAACAAAACACTTGTCCAACCAGTGGGATGTTAA